A genomic stretch from Natronomonas gomsonensis includes:
- a CDS encoding DUF5809 family protein: protein MDTEGTFAPESWADARNRYEALGPTAQTVVREVTKAMEFDRQEYDDRVTSEVVETARQATFAETLAVTVGSAEEFDAWRGDFDGDVHVVGSDNVERVAWHAGPDDAAVAATFQNEPEAAVATLRRVAFNCIYREELCDG from the coding sequence ATGGACACCGAAGGGACGTTCGCCCCGGAGTCGTGGGCCGACGCCCGAAACCGGTACGAGGCGCTCGGACCGACGGCACAGACCGTCGTTCGTGAGGTCACCAAAGCCATGGAGTTCGACCGCCAGGAGTACGACGACCGCGTGACGAGCGAGGTCGTCGAGACGGCCCGGCAGGCGACGTTCGCCGAGACCCTTGCGGTCACCGTCGGGTCCGCCGAGGAGTTCGACGCCTGGCGGGGGGACTTCGACGGCGACGTACACGTCGTCGGTAGCGACAACGTCGAGCGGGTGGCCTGGCACGCCGGCCCCGACGACGCCGCCGTCGCGGCGACGTTTCAGAACGAACCCGAGGCGGCGGTGGCGACGCTCCGACGGGTCGCGTTCAACTGCATCTACCGGGAGGAGCTATGCGACGGATAA
- a CDS encoding DUF5810 domain-containing protein, which produces MGYACPVCSDPQADAGHLANHLAFTAILGDADHETWLDEHVPEWDGMGESELAAVVTDYVEETEFPQVFEDTVGSPEDPEDPLEERSGALFDESGHGHDHPGGHDHTHGDHAADTSGPVDSETEAILEEAREMTREMLQDGDDEAENE; this is translated from the coding sequence ATGGGATACGCCTGCCCCGTCTGTTCGGATCCACAAGCCGACGCGGGCCACCTCGCCAACCACCTCGCCTTCACCGCTATCCTCGGCGATGCCGACCACGAGACGTGGCTCGACGAGCACGTCCCGGAGTGGGACGGGATGGGTGAGTCGGAACTCGCCGCGGTCGTCACCGACTACGTCGAGGAGACGGAGTTCCCGCAGGTGTTCGAGGACACCGTCGGCTCACCCGAAGACCCCGAAGACCCCCTCGAGGAGCGCTCCGGGGCGCTGTTCGACGAATCCGGTCACGGCCACGACCACCCCGGCGGTCACGACCACACTCACGGGGACCACGCCGCCGACACCTCGGGGCCGGTCGACTCCGAGACTGAAGCCATTCTCGAGGAGGCACGGGAGATGACCCGCGAGATGCTTCAGGACGGCGACGACGAAGCCGAAAACGAATAA